One Streptomyces sp. V4I8 genomic window carries:
- a CDS encoding DUF1992 domain-containing protein — protein sequence MTERKPPGVPFESWVDKQIHDAQRRGDFDTLPGAGKPLPNDLEAPYDELWWVKRKMAREGLSVLPPALALRKEAEDALTAAYAARSERTVRKIITDVNAKIRDMLLKPPPGPPLGRRPYDVEQVVREWQERRRTADGSHAPGVSEV from the coding sequence ATGACCGAGCGAAAGCCCCCCGGTGTCCCGTTCGAGTCCTGGGTCGACAAGCAGATTCACGACGCGCAGAGGCGCGGCGACTTCGACACCCTGCCCGGAGCCGGGAAGCCACTGCCGAACGACCTGGAAGCTCCGTACGACGAACTGTGGTGGGTCAAACGCAAGATGGCCCGTGAGGGCCTGTCGGTCCTGCCCCCGGCGCTGGCTCTGCGCAAGGAGGCGGAGGACGCGCTGACGGCGGCGTACGCGGCCAGGTCCGAGCGCACGGTCCGGAAGATCATCACGGACGTCAACGCCAAGATCCGCGACATGCTGCTGAAGCCGCCGCCCGGCCCTCCCCTGGGCCGCAGGCCATACGACGTGGAACAGGTCGTACGGGAGTGGCAGGAGAGGCGCCGGACGGCGGACGGGTCACACGCGCCAGGAGTGTCAGAGGTGTAG
- a CDS encoding DUF2330 domain-containing protein, producing the protein MAGLRRRGVLARVPAAGRAGARTRGAAAPTRPRVLAVLLALLALQLGQLAAPAWACGCGAMVPGDAGRVTVGREESVVRWDGVREQVVMRLTVAGDAERVAWIMPVPGRATVRLGDPDLFDELHDITAPVQRERSHFWPQGGDWPLVTGDGAPRGPRPPRFGPGPPVDVVGRQRLGPFDVARLTATDPDALGNWLDSNGFTLPPRLDGALRPYVQKRWEYVAVKLAPDTTGEPLTGTLDPLHLTFRADEPVYPMRLSRLAETPQSLGLYVLAAHRMEPSSRIGGERPRVTYADRVKARTGPLAELASGTPFLTAIGQEFPRPERITGDHVLRRARTDGTFQQVIHEDRLRTVAGLPAWLLTVTGGLALAVTTTAALAVRRSRRPASPPPPPQPPAPIG; encoded by the coding sequence ATGGCGGGTTTACGGCGACGAGGGGTCCTGGCGCGGGTGCCGGCGGCGGGGAGGGCGGGAGCCCGGACCCGGGGAGCCGCCGCGCCGACCCGCCCCCGCGTCCTCGCCGTCCTCCTCGCCCTGCTCGCCCTGCAGCTCGGCCAGCTCGCGGCCCCCGCGTGGGCGTGTGGCTGCGGGGCGATGGTGCCCGGTGACGCGGGGCGGGTGACGGTCGGGCGGGAGGAGTCCGTCGTGCGGTGGGACGGGGTGCGGGAGCAGGTCGTGATGCGGCTGACCGTGGCCGGGGACGCCGAGCGGGTCGCGTGGATCATGCCGGTGCCCGGGCGGGCGACGGTCCGGCTCGGCGACCCGGACCTCTTCGACGAACTGCACGACATCACCGCCCCCGTGCAGCGCGAGCGCTCCCACTTCTGGCCCCAGGGCGGCGACTGGCCCCTGGTGACCGGCGACGGCGCCCCCCGCGGCCCGCGCCCGCCCCGCTTCGGCCCCGGACCTCCCGTGGACGTGGTCGGCCGGCAGCGGCTCGGCCCCTTCGACGTGGCCCGGCTGACCGCCACCGACCCCGACGCCCTCGGCAACTGGCTGGACAGCAACGGCTTCACCCTGCCGCCCCGCCTGGACGGCGCCCTGCGGCCGTACGTCCAGAAGCGCTGGGAGTACGTCGCCGTGAAGCTGGCCCCCGACACCACCGGCGAGCCCCTGACCGGCACCCTGGACCCGCTGCACCTCACCTTCCGGGCCGACGAGCCGGTCTACCCGATGCGCCTGTCCCGCCTCGCCGAGACCCCGCAGTCGCTCGGCCTGTACGTCCTCGCCGCGCACCGCATGGAACCGAGCTCCCGGATCGGCGGCGAACGCCCCCGCGTCACCTACGCCGACCGGGTGAAGGCCAGGACCGGCCCGCTGGCCGAGCTGGCGTCCGGCACCCCGTTCCTCACCGCGATCGGCCAGGAGTTCCCGCGCCCCGAGCGGATCACCGGCGACCACGTACTGCGCCGCGCGAGGACCGACGGCACCTTCCAGCAGGTGATCCACGAGGACCGGCTGCGCACGGTGGCCGGCCTCCCCGCCTGGCTGCTGACGGTGACCGGCGGACTCGCCCTGGCCGTGACCACGACGGCCGCGCTGGCCGTACGCCGGTCCCGACGGCCGGCCTCGCCCCCTCCCCCACCTCAGCCGCCTGCGCCGATCGGCTGA
- a CDS encoding O-methyltransferase: MSESQLWDDVDDYFSAHLSIEDDTLQAALRDSDAAELPPVSVTAPQGKFLHLLAQIQGARNILEIGTLGGYSTIWLARALPADGRLISLEYSPKHAEVATRNIARAGLDKVVEVRVGPALESLPKLADENPAPFDLVFIDADKANNPHYVEWALRLTSTGSLIVVDNVVRGGRVADADSTAPDVRGTRTAIELIGSHPRLSGTAIQTVGTKGYDGFALARVLA; the protein is encoded by the coding sequence ATGAGCGAGTCGCAGCTCTGGGACGACGTCGACGACTACTTCTCCGCCCACCTCTCCATCGAGGACGACACTCTCCAGGCGGCCCTGCGTGACAGCGACGCCGCCGAGCTCCCGCCCGTGAGTGTCACCGCACCCCAGGGCAAGTTCCTCCATCTCCTCGCCCAGATCCAGGGCGCCCGCAACATCCTGGAGATCGGCACGCTCGGCGGCTACAGCACCATCTGGCTGGCCCGCGCCCTGCCCGCCGACGGCCGCCTGATCTCGCTGGAGTACAGCCCCAAGCACGCCGAGGTCGCCACCCGCAACATCGCGCGCGCGGGCCTGGACAAGGTCGTCGAGGTGCGGGTCGGCCCGGCCCTGGAGTCGCTGCCCAAGCTGGCCGACGAGAACCCGGCCCCCTTCGACCTGGTCTTCATCGACGCCGACAAGGCCAACAACCCCCACTACGTGGAGTGGGCCCTCAGGCTCACGAGCACGGGCAGTCTGATCGTCGTCGACAACGTGGTGCGCGGCGGCCGGGTCGCCGACGCCGACAGCACGGCGCCGGACGTCCGGGGCACCCGCACCGCGATCGAACTGATCGGCAGCCACCCGAGGCTCAGCGGCACGGCGATCCAGACGGTGGGCACCAAGGGCTACGACGGCTTCGCGCTGGCCCGCGTCCTGGCGTGA
- a CDS encoding dihydrofolate reductase family protein — MGSEVIAQLTMSLDGYIAGPDPGREHPLGIGGERLHKWVYGLRSWRRELGIKGGTGGPEDDLVAAWIKRLGAVVMGHTMYITGEIPWGDNPPFHAPVYVVTHTPRESLAKEGGTVFHFITEGPEHALALAREAAGDKDVSLAGGADLVQQFIRAGWLDELLLHVVPVLTGEGGRRLFDNIGDQPVEWRKTQVLDGAEATHIRLRATRPPSPE, encoded by the coding sequence ATGGGCAGTGAAGTCATCGCCCAACTCACGATGTCACTCGACGGCTACATCGCAGGCCCCGACCCAGGCCGGGAACACCCCCTGGGCATCGGCGGCGAACGTCTGCACAAGTGGGTGTACGGCCTCCGGAGCTGGCGCAGGGAGCTGGGCATCAAGGGCGGCACGGGCGGCCCCGAGGACGACCTGGTCGCCGCCTGGATCAAACGCCTCGGCGCGGTCGTCATGGGCCACACCATGTACATCACCGGCGAGATCCCCTGGGGCGACAACCCACCGTTCCACGCGCCGGTCTACGTCGTGACCCACACCCCCCGCGAGTCCCTGGCCAAGGAGGGCGGCACGGTCTTCCACTTCATCACCGAGGGCCCCGAACACGCCTTGGCCCTGGCGCGCGAAGCGGCGGGAGACAAGGACGTCTCCCTCGCCGGCGGAGCAGACCTGGTCCAGCAGTTCATCCGCGCCGGATGGCTGGACGAACTGCTCCTCCACGTCGTACCCGTCCTGACCGGCGAGGGCGGACGCCGCCTCTTCGACAACATCGGCGACCAGCCCGTCGAATGGCGGAAAACACAGGTACTGGACGGCGCGGAGGCCACACATATCCGATTGCGCGCCACCCGCCCCCCGTCCCCAGAATGA